In Aliarcobacter faecis, a genomic segment contains:
- a CDS encoding ribonucleoside triphosphate reductase: MQIDILKRDGKKEKFEAFKIEDAIKKAFKSVNVKYDKSIFFSVLFEIKSSSSLSLRKNLKAVEDIQDVIEKELFKSGYFDVMKSFMLYRHLHKIQREQILGLNDDTTYVNSTQTIQEYIDGEDWRIKANSNTGYSHAGLINNSAGKLIANYWLDKIYTKEQGYAHRNANIHIHDLDCLSAYCAGWSLRVLLDEGFNEVRGRVESKAPNHFREALGQMANFLGILQSEWAGAQAFSSFDTYLSPYVFKDKLEFSEIKKAIRSFIYNLNVPARWGQSPFTNITIDWTVPSDLKDQIPTRNQKHLFSNLNDEILLEEAKNRGVNSFEELTYKHFQKEMNAINKAYYEIMTEGDKTGQPFTFPIPTVNITEDFDWDGENTDILFENSAKIGSSYFQNFIGSQYKKDEKGNLIENKEAYKPGHVRSMCCRLQLDLRELLKRGGGLFGSAEMTGSIGVVTINMARLGYLYKNDIKGLYSRVEELMDLAKDSLERKRVFIQEMYDRGLYPYTKRYLPHFNNHFSTIGVNGMNEMLKNLFDEDIDLSTQKGIDFTLELLDFMRAKMVEYQERTGNLYNLEATPAEGTTYRFAKEDIKRYKDIIQAGVDKNIYYTNSSQLPVDYTDDPFEALSLQDDLQCKYTGGTVLHLYMKEKLSSREACKKLVKNVITNFRLPYITITPLFSVCPIHGYLVGEHEYCPKCDDEILQEELKDGKNKIA, translated from the coding sequence ATGCAAATAGATATTTTAAAAAGAGATGGAAAAAAAGAGAAATTTGAGGCTTTTAAAATAGAAGATGCTATTAAAAAGGCTTTTAAAAGTGTAAATGTTAAATATGATAAATCAATATTCTTTTCAGTTTTGTTTGAAATAAAATCTTCTTCATCACTCTCTTTGAGAAAAAATTTAAAGGCTGTTGAAGATATTCAAGATGTAATAGAAAAAGAGTTATTTAAAAGTGGATATTTTGATGTTATGAAAAGTTTTATGCTTTATAGACATCTTCATAAAATTCAAAGAGAGCAAATTTTAGGGTTAAATGATGATACAACTTATGTAAATTCAACTCAAACTATACAAGAGTATATTGATGGTGAGGATTGGAGAATAAAAGCAAACTCAAATACAGGCTACTCTCATGCAGGACTTATAAATAATAGTGCAGGGAAATTAATAGCAAACTATTGGTTAGATAAAATATATACAAAAGAGCAAGGATATGCTCATAGAAATGCAAATATCCATATTCATGATTTAGATTGTTTGAGTGCTTATTGTGCTGGTTGGAGTTTAAGAGTTCTTTTAGATGAAGGGTTTAATGAAGTAAGGGGAAGAGTAGAGAGTAAAGCTCCAAACCATTTTAGAGAAGCTTTAGGGCAAATGGCAAATTTTTTGGGAATTCTTCAAAGTGAATGGGCAGGAGCTCAAGCTTTTAGCTCTTTTGATACATATTTATCGCCTTATGTTTTTAAAGATAAATTGGAGTTTAGTGAGATAAAAAAAGCTATAAGAAGTTTTATTTATAACTTAAATGTTCCTGCAAGGTGGGGACAAAGTCCATTTACAAATATTACTATTGATTGGACAGTTCCAAGTGATTTAAAAGATCAAATTCCTACAAGAAATCAAAAACATCTTTTTTCTAATTTAAATGATGAAATACTTTTAGAAGAGGCTAAAAATAGGGGCGTAAACTCTTTTGAAGAGCTTACTTATAAACATTTTCAAAAAGAGATGAATGCTATAAATAAGGCATATTATGAGATTATGACAGAAGGTGATAAAACAGGGCAACCATTTACTTTTCCAATTCCAACAGTAAATATTACTGAAGATTTTGACTGGGATGGAGAAAATACAGATATTTTATTTGAAAACAGTGCAAAAATAGGAAGTAGTTATTTTCAAAACTTTATAGGAAGCCAATATAAAAAAGATGAAAAAGGGAATTTAATTGAAAATAAAGAGGCTTATAAACCAGGGCATGTAAGAAGTATGTGTTGTAGGCTACAATTAGATTTAAGAGAGCTTTTAAAAAGAGGTGGTGGGCTTTTTGGAAGTGCAGAGATGACAGGAAGTATAGGGGTTGTAACTATTAATATGGCAAGGCTTGGATATTTGTATAAAAATGATATAAAAGGCTTATATAGTAGGGTTGAAGAGCTTATGGATTTAGCAAAAGATAGTTTAGAACGAAAAAGAGTTTTTATACAAGAGATGTATGATAGAGGTCTTTATCCTTATACAAAAAGATATTTACCACACTTTAATAATCACTTTTCAACTATTGGTGTAAATGGAATGAATGAGATGCTTAAAAATCTTTTTGATGAAGATATAGATTTATCTACTCAAAAAGGAATTGATTTTACATTAGAGTTGTTAGATTTTATGAGAGCAAAGATGGTTGAGTATCAAGAAAGAACAGGAAATTTATATAATCTTGAAGCAACTCCTGCTGAAGGGACAACATATAGGTTTGCAAAAGAGGATATAAAAAGGTACAAAGATATTATTCAAGCAGGAGTTGATAAAAATATATACTATACAAACTCATCTCAACTTCCAGTAGATTATACAGATGACCCATTTGAAGCATTGAGCTTACAAGATGATTTGCAATGTAAATATACAGGTGGAACGGTTCTGCATTTATATATGAAAGAGAAACTTTCAAGCCGTGAAGCTTGTAAAAAACTAGTAAAAAATGTAATAACAAATTTTAGATTGCCATATATTACAATTACACCTTTATTTAGTGTATGTCCTATTCATGGCTATTTGGTGGGTGAACATGAGTATTGTCCAAAATGTGATGATGAAATTTTACAAGAGGAGTTAAAAGATGGAAAAAATAAAATTGCTTGA
- the argF gene encoding ornithine carbamoyltransferase, which translates to MRHFLSLMDFSKEEILDILTLAKKIKNDAKARKHQDYMPKKILGMIFEKSSTRTRVSFEAGIYELGGVGLFLSSNDIQLGRGEPMKDTARVISRMVDMVMIRTYEQEKLEEFAKYSKVPVINGLTDKFHPVQLMADYLTIMEEGLDKDLVVTYIGDGNNMAHSWLNLASKLGFELRIATPKAYQVNKDILEKALEEAKKSGAKITVGFDPKEAVKNATVVTTDTWISMGQEAEKNMRIKEFRGFIVDEALMSLADKKAIFLHCLPAYRDYEVSEAVLEGAQSRVFDEAENRLHAQKGIMVWLDQRRDK; encoded by the coding sequence ATGAGACACTTCTTAAGTTTAATGGACTTCTCAAAAGAGGAGATTTTGGATATTTTAACTCTTGCAAAAAAAATAAAAAATGATGCAAAAGCAAGAAAACACCAAGATTATATGCCTAAAAAAATACTTGGAATGATTTTTGAAAAAAGTTCAACAAGAACTAGAGTATCTTTTGAAGCAGGTATTTATGAGCTTGGTGGTGTTGGACTATTTTTATCATCAAATGATATTCAGCTAGGTCGAGGTGAACCTATGAAAGATACTGCTAGAGTAATATCAAGAATGGTTGATATGGTAATGATTAGAACTTATGAACAAGAGAAACTTGAAGAGTTCGCAAAATACTCAAAAGTTCCTGTTATAAATGGTCTTACAGATAAATTTCACCCTGTTCAATTAATGGCTGATTATCTAACAATTATGGAAGAAGGATTAGATAAAGATTTAGTTGTTACATATATTGGAGATGGAAATAATATGGCTCACTCTTGGTTAAATCTAGCTTCTAAATTAGGATTTGAACTTAGAATTGCAACTCCAAAAGCTTATCAAGTAAATAAAGATATTTTAGAAAAAGCTTTAGAAGAAGCTAAAAAAAGTGGAGCAAAAATAACAGTTGGATTTGACCCAAAAGAGGCAGTAAAAAATGCAACAGTTGTTACAACTGATACTTGGATATCAATGGGACAAGAGGCTGAAAAAAATATGAGAATAAAAGAGTTCAGAGGATTTATTGTAGATGAAGCTTTAATGAGTTTAGCAGATAAAAAAGCAATATTCTTACACTGTTTACCAGCTTATAGAGATTATGAAGTAAGTGAAGCTGTACTTGAAGGAGCTCAAAGCCGTGTATTTGATGAAGCTGAAAATAGACTTCATGCACAAAAAGGGATTATGGTTTGGTTAGATCAAAGAAGAGATAAATAA
- the hemN gene encoding oxygen-independent coproporphyrinogen III oxidase, which produces MIDFAKFVKYSKPGPRYTSYPTAPEFSESFTQEDLKNYFKNQDSNRNLSLYFHLPFCRSACYFCGCNTIFTSKEDKKVRYINYIKKELDILKKHLDTSRVVSQMHFGGGTPTFFSPSQLEELIFKIKETFPNFSNDAEISCEVDPRYFTKEHMDVLKAGGVNRLSFGVQDLDENVQKTIHRVQPFELTQNVINIARNAGIKSINTDLIYGLPHQTKDSFKTTLEKMITLSPDRFAVFNYAHVPWLMKTMRKFDESTFPTPHEKLEMLKFTIDFFTSNGYKMVGMDHFAKPEDELFKAIEKGELHRNFQGYTTKGGADLIGIGVTSIGNGVDYYAQNYKDLEEWEKAIDNNDLPVFKGYKLSDDDILRQYVIMELMSNFSLNIRKVEEEFKIEFKNYFNDALEALKEFEEAELISISNDKIEVSQTGTMLIRNICMPFDAYLNKIPEDKRRFSKTI; this is translated from the coding sequence ATGATAGATTTTGCCAAATTTGTAAAATACTCAAAACCAGGACCAAGATATACTTCATATCCAACTGCTCCTGAGTTTAGTGAAAGTTTTACTCAAGAAGATTTAAAAAACTACTTTAAAAATCAAGATAGTAATAGAAATTTATCTTTATATTTCCATCTTCCATTTTGTAGAAGTGCCTGTTATTTTTGTGGTTGTAATACTATTTTTACATCAAAAGAGGATAAAAAAGTACGATATATTAACTATATAAAAAAAGAGTTAGATATTTTAAAAAAGCATTTAGACACTTCAAGAGTTGTTAGTCAAATGCACTTTGGGGGAGGAACTCCTACATTTTTTTCACCTAGTCAATTAGAAGAGTTAATCTTTAAAATCAAAGAGACTTTTCCAAACTTTAGTAATGATGCTGAAATCTCTTGTGAAGTAGATCCTAGATACTTTACAAAAGAGCATATGGATGTGCTTAAAGCTGGTGGAGTAAATCGTCTAAGTTTTGGGGTACAAGATTTAGATGAAAATGTACAAAAAACAATTCATAGAGTTCAACCATTTGAATTAACTCAAAATGTTATAAATATAGCAAGAAATGCTGGAATAAAATCTATAAATACCGATTTAATATATGGTTTACCACATCAAACAAAAGATAGTTTTAAAACAACTTTAGAAAAAATGATAACTTTAAGCCCAGATAGATTTGCAGTATTTAACTATGCTCATGTTCCATGGCTTATGAAAACTATGAGAAAGTTTGATGAATCAACATTTCCAACTCCACATGAAAAACTAGAAATGTTAAAGTTTACAATAGACTTTTTTACATCAAATGGCTACAAAATGGTTGGGATGGACCACTTTGCAAAACCTGAAGATGAACTTTTTAAGGCTATAGAAAAAGGTGAACTTCATAGAAATTTCCAAGGATATACAACAAAAGGTGGAGCTGATTTAATAGGAATTGGTGTTACATCTATAGGAAATGGTGTTGATTACTATGCCCAAAATTATAAAGATTTAGAGGAATGGGAAAAGGCAATAGATAATAACGATTTACCAGTATTTAAAGGGTATAAATTAAGTGATGATGATATACTTAGACAATATGTAATTATGGAGCTTATGAGTAATTTTTCACTAAATATAAGAAAAGTAGAAGAAGAGTTTAAAATAGAATTTAAAAACTATTTTAATGATGCACTAGAAGCTTTAAAAGAGTTTGAAGAAGCAGAATTAATCTCTATATCAAATGATAAGATAGAAGTTTCTCAAACTGGAACTATGCTTATAAGAAATATTTGTATGCCATTTGATGCTTATTTAAATAAAATACCTGAAGATAAAAGAAGATTTTCTAAAACAATTTAA
- a CDS encoding TonB-dependent siderophore receptor, whose translation MRVELAIGVAILVGGVHLSADEIVKLDEISVNEKQLSGSSEEGYVTKEISGVGLWDKRSLQDTPYQMSVISQELIENTASGIDQIFKMNPVVQVTRTSTTSGSWNTPEINIRGFGASGNHILDGIPFSWVEGITTEELERLEILNGLSGFLYGVGYVGGAVNYVTKRPTQERLTNLTIGSTGNQAFYGHVDLGGKIDEKGKFSYRLNAVKQDGETSIHDQNIDRELITGALDWRVNDNLIFTIDASHKKNKIDKLTASVFSNQSASILDPKQGYAPDWTYSDSSQDRLGFKSLWQINDNVKLRTGYIHLDHENDMNMPYVYDNYDGTYSLNYYKTWPHTSKSEGAYVYTDIDFETFGIGHTLTIGGSGNRTKSKSIDGAWEWVKVGDFTLNQLNNAPKPIYIGSSNNKRYVSGRNEKTNLMIGDDIRFNEQWSSLVGFNYAKVEEKNYNLNGDRTGGYDADKITPSISLIYKPFEDLTTYATYIESLENGLKVECANCSNNGEVLDPYVSKQYEVGAKYSVSENLLLSSALFRIEKALRYDKNLLNGMKEVTQDGLEIHQGLELTATGKLTDNFTVIGGGTIMDLKIDKAKENVGKKPTDTASKMAKLYAEYDIPMLKGLTITGGAYYTGKSYRDGENTDVIPSYTVYDGGFRYKTKLDKFPTTFIVNVTNLTNKTYWIGNSAFGEPRNLAFSMKMEF comes from the coding sequence ATGAGAGTTGAATTGGCAATAGGAGTTGCAATTTTAGTTGGGGGTGTACATTTAAGTGCAGATGAAATAGTAAAACTTGATGAAATTTCAGTAAATGAAAAACAACTTAGTGGAAGTTCTGAAGAGGGGTATGTTACAAAAGAGATAAGTGGAGTGGGACTTTGGGATAAAAGAAGTTTACAAGACACTCCATATCAAATGAGTGTAATATCACAAGAATTAATAGAAAATACAGCAAGTGGAATAGATCAAATTTTTAAAATGAATCCAGTTGTTCAAGTAACAAGAACTTCAACTACTTCAGGTAGCTGGAATACCCCAGAAATAAATATAAGAGGTTTTGGTGCTTCAGGGAATCATATTTTAGATGGTATTCCTTTTTCTTGGGTGGAAGGTATCACAACAGAGGAACTTGAAAGATTAGAGATATTAAATGGATTATCAGGATTCTTGTATGGTGTAGGATATGTTGGTGGAGCAGTAAACTATGTAACAAAAAGACCAACTCAAGAGAGACTTACAAATCTTACTATTGGAAGTACTGGTAATCAAGCTTTTTATGGGCATGTAGATTTAGGTGGAAAGATAGATGAAAAAGGAAAATTCTCTTATAGATTAAATGCTGTAAAACAAGATGGAGAAACTTCTATTCATGATCAAAATATAGATAGAGAATTAATTACGGGTGCATTAGATTGGAGAGTTAATGATAATTTAATTTTTACAATTGATGCTTCTCATAAAAAAAATAAAATAGATAAATTAACTGCTTCTGTTTTTAGTAATCAATCAGCAAGTATCTTAGACCCAAAACAAGGTTATGCTCCTGATTGGACATATTCTGATTCTTCTCAAGATAGATTAGGATTTAAGTCTTTATGGCAAATTAATGATAATGTAAAACTTAGAACAGGATATATTCATCTTGACCATGAAAATGATATGAATATGCCTTATGTATATGATAATTATGATGGAACATACAGTTTAAATTATTATAAAACATGGCCTCATACATCAAAAAGTGAAGGTGCTTATGTTTATACAGATATTGATTTTGAGACTTTTGGAATTGGTCATACTTTAACTATAGGTGGTTCTGGAAATAGAACTAAAAGTAAAAGTATAGATGGAGCTTGGGAATGGGTTAAAGTAGGAGATTTTACTTTAAATCAATTAAATAATGCACCCAAACCAATATATATAGGAAGTTCAAATAATAAAAGGTATGTATCTGGACGCAATGAGAAAACAAATCTTATGATAGGTGATGATATTAGATTTAATGAGCAATGGAGTTCTTTAGTTGGATTCAACTATGCAAAAGTTGAAGAAAAAAATTATAATTTAAATGGAGATAGAACAGGTGGTTATGATGCAGATAAAATAACTCCAAGTATATCTTTAATATATAAACCATTTGAAGATTTAACAACTTATGCAACATATATAGAGTCTTTAGAAAATGGTTTAAAAGTTGAGTGTGCAAATTGTAGTAATAATGGTGAAGTTCTTGATCCTTATGTAAGTAAACAGTATGAAGTTGGAGCAAAATATTCAGTTTCTGAAAATCTACTTTTAAGTTCAGCTCTATTTAGAATAGAAAAAGCACTTAGATATGATAAAAACCTTTTAAATGGAATGAAAGAAGTAACTCAAGATGGTTTAGAAATTCATCAGGGATTAGAATTAACAGCGACTGGAAAATTAACTGATAATTTTACAGTTATAGGTGGTGGAACAATTATGGATTTAAAAATAGATAAAGCTAAAGAAAATGTAGGAAAAAAACCAACTGATACAGCTTCTAAAATGGCAAAACTATATGCAGAGTATGATATTCCAATGTTAAAAGGTTTAACTATAACAGGTGGTGCATACTATACAGGTAAATCATATAGAGATGGTGAAAATACAGATGTTATTCCCTCTTATACAGTTTATGATGGTGGATTTAGATATAAAACAAAACTTGATAAATTTCCTACAACTTTTATAGTGAATGTTACAAATTTAACTAATAAGACATATTGGATTGGAAATTCAGCTTTTGGAGAGCCTAGAAATCTTGCATTTTCTATGAAAATGGAGTTTTAG
- a CDS encoding tetraacyldisaccharide 4'-kinase has protein sequence MKQKLILWVEDYLFYPNFFQKIISFLLLPLTFIYVFVVLLKRAFVKQIDFEIPIISIGNLTIGGSGKTPITIKLAKEYENACVILRGYGRSSKGLVIVSLNGEIKVDVNESGDEAMLLALFLKKATIIVSENRDNAIIKAKELACKIVFLDDGFSKYHIKKFEILLRNKKEPTNIFCLPSGGYREPKSFYSKADLELKEDRDFKRVVTIKKDEKEAILPEKTLLLTAISKPKRLLEFLPKNVNLLAFEDHHNFTQNEIDNILERYKDFSIVTTQKDFVKLKKFNLKNLYIMDLDIEFSKSVDFSFMNSYISNFQMKS, from the coding sequence TTGAAGCAAAAGCTTATTCTTTGGGTAGAAGATTACCTTTTTTATCCAAACTTTTTTCAAAAAATTATCTCTTTTTTACTTCTTCCCTTAACTTTTATCTATGTTTTTGTAGTTTTACTTAAAAGAGCTTTTGTAAAGCAGATTGATTTTGAAATACCTATCATATCTATTGGGAATTTAACTATTGGAGGAAGTGGTAAAACTCCAATAACTATTAAGTTAGCAAAAGAATATGAAAATGCTTGTGTTATATTAAGAGGGTATGGAAGATCTTCAAAAGGTTTAGTTATTGTTAGTTTAAATGGAGAGATAAAAGTAGATGTAAATGAAAGTGGTGATGAAGCAATGCTTTTAGCACTCTTTTTAAAAAAAGCTACGATTATTGTAAGTGAAAATAGAGATAATGCGATAATTAAAGCAAAAGAGTTAGCTTGTAAAATAGTTTTTTTAGATGATGGTTTTTCAAAATATCATATAAAAAAATTTGAAATTCTTCTTAGAAATAAAAAAGAGCCTACAAATATCTTTTGTCTTCCAAGTGGTGGATATAGAGAACCTAAAAGTTTTTATAGTAAGGCAGATTTAGAGTTAAAGGAAGATAGAGATTTTAAAAGAGTTGTAACTATAAAAAAAGATGAGAAAGAAGCAATATTACCAGAAAAGACTCTTCTTTTAACAGCAATTTCAAAACCAAAAAGACTTCTTGAATTTTTGCCAAAAAATGTAAATTTATTGGCTTTTGAAGATCATCATAATTTTACTCAAAATGAAATAGATAATATTTTAGAAAGATATAAAGATTTTTCTATTGTTACAACACAAAAAGATTTTGTAAAACTTAAAAAGTTTAATTTAAAAAATCTATATATTATGGATTTGGATATAGAGTTTAGTAAAAGTGTAGATTTCTCTTTTATGAATAGTTATATTTCAAATTTTCAAATGAAATCTTAA
- a CDS encoding DegT/DnrJ/EryC1/StrS family aminotransferase, with product MSKNIAIYKATLDNEELNQIRSVLEAKNDLSKVLEFEELINKYIGCKYSIATSTSTSALHLALSSMKLKRGDKILMSVNSFVNLPETVRHFDAEPIFVDISLEDMNLDITKFEEAIIANKSKKLRAAIITFIGGLAPDLDKIYEIAKKHNILIIEDCRAALGTTYKGQKVGNLKADMTIFSTNPSPSKYAISRSGVLVTNNEDLAKRAKLLRTHAITTAYDNYGNLDYVYDVDDIGHKFDLSELDAAYAIAQLKKTDGFIKRRKEIAKIYEENLSGVKHITVLPFKEGHIYTQYIIKISRNRDAFARALKERGVATALNYIPLHLLSYYKSKYSIKITAFPNALNNYQQILSLPIYAGLLNEDVNYICEQVIKVAKEWI from the coding sequence ATGAGTAAAAATATAGCAATATATAAAGCAACTTTAGATAATGAAGAACTAAATCAAATAAGATCAGTTCTTGAAGCTAAGAATGATTTATCTAAGGTTTTAGAGTTTGAAGAACTTATAAATAAGTATATTGGCTGTAAATACTCTATTGCAACATCAACTTCTACCTCAGCTTTACATTTAGCACTTAGCTCTATGAAACTTAAAAGAGGGGATAAGATTTTGATGTCTGTAAACTCTTTTGTAAATTTACCTGAAACAGTAAGACATTTTGATGCTGAACCAATTTTTGTAGATATTAGTTTGGAAGATATGAATTTAGATATTACAAAATTTGAAGAGGCAATAATTGCAAATAAATCAAAAAAATTAAGAGCAGCAATTATTACTTTTATTGGAGGACTTGCACCTGATTTAGATAAGATTTATGAAATAGCAAAAAAACATAATATTTTAATAATTGAAGATTGTAGAGCAGCTTTAGGAACTACATATAAAGGGCAAAAAGTAGGAAATTTAAAAGCAGACATGACAATATTCTCTACAAATCCATCTCCATCAAAGTATGCAATAAGTCGTTCAGGAGTTCTTGTAACAAATAACGAAGATTTAGCAAAAAGAGCAAAACTTTTAAGAACTCATGCAATTACAACAGCTTATGATAATTATGGAAATCTTGATTATGTTTATGATGTAGATGATATTGGACATAAATTTGATTTATCAGAACTTGATGCTGCTTATGCAATAGCTCAACTTAAAAAAACAGATGGTTTTATAAAAAGAAGAAAAGAGATAGCAAAAATTTATGAAGAGAATTTAAGTGGGGTTAAACATATCACAGTTTTACCTTTTAAAGAGGGACATATTTATACTCAATATATCATAAAAATATCAAGAAATAGAGATGCTTTTGCAAGAGCTTTAAAAGAAAGAGGGGTTGCAACAGCACTAAACTATATTCCTCTTCATCTTTTATCATACTATAAAAGTAAATATTCTATAAAGATTACAGCATTTCCAAATGCTTTAAATAACTATCAACAAATACTATCTCTACCTATTTATGCAGGTCTTTTAAATGAAGATGTAAATTATATATGTGAGCAAGTAATTAAAGTTGCAAAAGAGTGGATATAA
- a CDS encoding NAD+ synthase, translating to MNNWQNIKQKLINFLEEEVSKTGHKSVVLGLSGGLDSAIVAVLCKEVFKENLLCVLLPSQFSSKSSVDDALKLCEKFDIKYEIVSIEPMLKAYISNMQNDSLRIGNFSARLRMNVLYDISAREKSLVIGTSNKSELLLGYGTIFGDLACAINPIGNIYKSDLFEFAKFLGVAEAIINKAPSADLYEGQSDEADLGFNYAQIDEFLRAFVDKKSSRDELLNLGFDEDMIEKIIKRVKINSFKRELPKIAQI from the coding sequence ATGAATAATTGGCAAAATATTAAGCAAAAATTAATTAATTTTTTAGAAGAAGAAGTATCAAAAACAGGGCATAAAAGTGTTGTTTTAGGTCTTTCTGGTGGTCTTGATTCGGCTATTGTTGCAGTTTTATGTAAAGAGGTTTTTAAAGAAAATCTTTTATGTGTTTTATTACCATCGCAATTTTCTTCTAAATCTTCTGTTGATGATGCTTTAAAACTTTGTGAAAAATTTGATATAAAATATGAGATAGTATCTATTGAACCTATGCTAAAAGCTTATATATCAAATATGCAAAATGATAGTTTAAGAATCGGTAATTTTAGTGCAAGACTTAGAATGAATGTTTTATATGATATTAGTGCAAGAGAAAAAAGCCTTGTGATTGGAACATCAAATAAAAGTGAACTACTTTTAGGATATGGAACAATTTTTGGAGATTTAGCTTGTGCAATAAATCCAATAGGAAATATCTATAAAAGTGATTTATTTGAGTTTGCAAAATTTTTAGGTGTTGCAGAAGCAATTATAAATAAAGCTCCTAGTGCTGATTTGTATGAAGGTCAAAGTGATGAAGCTGATTTAGGTTTTAATTATGCACAAATTGATGAATTTTTAAGGGCTTTTGTAGATAAAAAATCTTCAAGAGATGAGTTGTTAAATCTAGGATTTGATGAAGATATGATTGAAAAAATCATAAAAAGAGTAAAAATAAATAGTTTTAAAAGAGAACTTCCAAAAATAGCACAAATATAA
- a CDS encoding (2Fe-2S)-binding protein, with protein sequence MSRSFPHSYIVCECKQVSLGEIIFAIKEKGAKNLEDLAKITDAGTSCGCCRSKEDDIGEQKMNLYLSEILKKFEKE encoded by the coding sequence ATGTCGAGAAGTTTTCCACACTCATATATAGTTTGTGAATGTAAACAAGTTAGCTTAGGAGAGATTATTTTTGCAATAAAAGAAAAAGGTGCAAAAAATTTGGAAGATTTAGCAAAGATAACAGATGCAGGAACATCTTGTGGTTGTTGTAGAAGTAAAGAAGATGATATAGGTGAACAAAAAATGAATCTATATTTAAGTGAAATTTTAAAAAAGTTTGAAAAAGAGTAA
- a CDS encoding TerB family tellurite resistance protein codes for MEFFVLTIVIIILYFIAKNYKTEDFKNINLKRKEFFRGDILNHEAGLLVALLAKVAKADGKVGELEAELIKHTLNDISSHFENSDEVRGRLKELYNKEKDNFSNLITLCDRLYILTKNSYETRVKYLEYLLNLAFIDGEFSKSEREITEDIAQALKIEQTDYLKIILKLEAFFKNAKEQEKVSLDKAYEILNSNSNDDDNTIKKKYRDLVKQNHPDIISGRGESQNKIDEATKKLQEINEAYEIIKKSRGI; via the coding sequence ATGGAGTTTTTTGTTTTAACTATTGTAATTATTATTTTATATTTTATTGCTAAAAACTATAAAACAGAAGATTTTAAAAATATCAATTTAAAAAGAAAAGAGTTTTTTAGAGGTGATATTTTAAATCATGAAGCAGGTCTTTTAGTTGCACTTTTAGCAAAAGTTGCAAAAGCAGATGGAAAAGTAGGTGAGCTTGAAGCTGAACTTATAAAACATACTTTAAATGATATCTCAAGCCATTTTGAAAATAGTGATGAAGTAAGAGGAAGATTAAAAGAACTCTATAATAAAGAGAAAGATAATTTTTCAAATCTTATAACTCTTTGTGATAGATTATATATTTTGACAAAAAATAGTTATGAAACTAGGGTTAAATATTTAGAATATTTACTAAATCTTGCTTTTATAGATGGGGAATTTAGTAAATCAGAGAGAGAAATAACAGAAGATATAGCACAAGCTTTAAAAATAGAACAGACTGATTATTTAAAAATAATATTAAAATTAGAGGCTTTCTTTAAAAATGCAAAAGAGCAAGAAAAAGTGAGTCTTGATAAAGCTTATGAGATTTTAAACTCAAATTCAAATGATGATGATAATACAATAAAGAAAAAATATAGAGATTTAGTAAAGCAAAATCATCCAGATATTATCTCTGGTAGAGGAGAATCTCAAAATAAAATTGATGAAGCAACAAAAAAACTTCAAGAGATAAATGAGGCTTATGAGATTATTAAAAAAAGTAGAGGAATATAA